One Streptomyces sp. R28 DNA window includes the following coding sequences:
- a CDS encoding IS5 family transposase (programmed frameshift): MGRVTWSWIVPDGLWEIAKPLIPPSKVRPQGGGTQDTPDETLFAAVIYILVSGCAWRQLPPCFGISKSTAHRRFLIWSRAGVWGRLHEAVLHQLDDAGLIDVTRVVLDTAHVRAKKGGEHTGPSPVDRGKPGSKMHILSDANGLPLLVGISAGNTHDSEGLKPMIEGHQTRHDPHRGRYSKPQRLHADKAYDRADLRRWLRWKRIGVRIARKGVESSERLGCRRWVIERTMSWLSGYRRLSPRYERDPRNHLAFLGLAAALCCYKRLVRLTT; the protein is encoded by the exons ATGGGGCGGGTTACGTGGAGTTGGATTGTTCCCGACGGGCTATGGGAGATCGCGAAGCCGCTGATCCCGCCGTCGAAGGTGCGGCCGCAGGGCGGCGGAACGCAGGACACGCCTGATGAGACGCTCTTCGCGGCCGTCATCTACATCCTTGTCAGCGGATGCGCCTGGCGCCAACTGCCACCCTGCTTCGGGATATCGAAGTCGACCGCCCACCGCCGGTTCCTGATCTGGTCGAGAGCCGGCGTCTGGGGCCGCCTGCACGAAGCGGTCCTGCACCAGCTCGATGACGCCGGCCTCATCGACGTCACCCGCGTCGTCCTCGACACCGCCCATGTCAGGGCTA AAAAAGGGGGCGAACACACAGGTCCGAGCCCCGTGGACCGGGGCAAGCCGGGCTCCAAAATGCACATCCTGTCGGATGCGAACGGACTGCCCCTTCTCGTCGGCATCTCGGCCGGCAACACCCACGACAGCGAAGGGCTGAAGCCCATGATCGAGGGTCACCAAACGAGACACGACCCCCACCGCGGCCGGTACTCCAAGCCCCAGCGCCTCCACGCAGACAAAGCCTACGACCGCGCCGACCTGCGCAGATGGCTCCGATGGAAGCGAATCGGAGTACGCATCGCCCGCAAAGGCGTCGAATCCAGCGAACGATTAGGATGCCGCCGCTGGGTCATCGAGCGGACCATGTCCTGGCTCTCCGGCTACCGACGCCTGAGCCCTCGCTACGAACGCGATCCCCGCAACCACCTGGCCTTCCTCGGACTCGCAGCCGCTCTCTGCTGCTACAAGCGACTCGTCCGCCTCACCACATAG